A region from the Chelmon rostratus isolate fCheRos1 chromosome 6, fCheRos1.pri, whole genome shotgun sequence genome encodes:
- the LOC121608122 gene encoding leucine-rich repeat extensin-like protein 3 isoform X2 yields MGGNGPSHFSHEDGEGGGVTFVKGIRLSDKVIKRMRQPSKVVSPPLSPNGSPSPPETQTPTPAPAPAAEHSIPLLTPPPTPFVPPPPPQEAPSSPPSVEPPLPPPIKLIPPPPVKFHSLPPTTTEPAAPPKTPPLTDPVVSAPPPPQATPSPQVEAPVEPESPPPPPPPPPPPPAVVEPVVVPPVESFIPPRVEPETPSTPLIAEQIMEPPPVELSTAAVPPLEPPATSLPSELTIEPAAVASSAEPIVLSTPPVEPVQPAPAVESTPVEPVIHPCPAASAPVEAVVLPPQVETTLDEPVVSPAAVEQVPQVVAPAVDPSPLCGVVPPPPPEPVAAASPAPELSFAEPSPPCHCVELAIVPTDAPISEPNVEPLAPPPPDPATPAEKPTITMSLPPFVKEEVPAVASVPPPAAASPVSPEAFEGELRQRIKEEMQLSLEEEISQRRQELQRQLEEMRAQAHAEAKAAAQAQVDEQVRKTLEAEKAAYTENLTDSIMRERMKTEDQRLMVQLYAHQLEEREKELKKRDALYKEHVAKLEAKCTQFYKVTAESFQKGKEETHNRFARFNIQPLCGDLQSQILKCYRENTGKTLSCSSIASAYMQCVDNAKKNKQSTGG; encoded by the exons ATGGGTGGAAACGGGCCGAGTCACTTCTCTCATGAGGATGGAGAAGGCGGAGGAGTCACTTTTGTGAAGGGCATTCGG ctgtcagacaaaGTCATCAAACGGATGAGACAGCCTTCAAAGGTCGTCTCTCCTCCGCTCTCACCCAATGGAAGTCCTTctccacctgaaacacaaacacccaccCCAGCCCCTGCCCCTGCTGCTGAACACTCAATACCTCTTCTGACACCTCCACCCACTCCATTcgtgcctcctccacctcctcaggAAGCTCCATCCTCACCTCCATCAGTggagcctcctcttcctccacctatAAAgctcatccctcctcctcctgtaaaGTTTCACTCCCTTCCTCCCACCACAACGGAGCCTGCAGCCCCGCCAAAAACTCCACCTTTAACCGACCCTGTtgtctcagctcctcctccacctcaagCTACCCCTTCTCCACAAGTAGAAGCACCTGTGGAGCCtgaatctcctcctcctcctcctcctcctcctcctcctccacctgctgtcGTGGAGCCAGTAGTTGTACCTCCTGTTGAATCCTTCATCCCACCTCGCGTAGAGCCAGAAACCCCATCTACACCCCTGATAGCAGAGCAGATCATGGAACCTCCACCTGTGGAGTTGTCCACAGCAGCTGTACCTCCACTTGAACCTCCAGCAACATCTCTGCCTTCCGAACTTACCATtgaacctgctgctgttgcttccTCTGCTGAACCTATTGTCCTGTCAACACCACCAGTGGAACCAGTCCAGCCTGCACCTGCTGTTGAATCTACACCAGTTGAACCAGTAATCCATCCCTGtcctgctgcttcagctccaGTTGAAGCAGTAGTTTTACCTCCACAAGTGGAAACAACTCTTGATGAGCCTGTAGTCTCACCTGCTGCAGTTGAACAAGTGCCTCAAGTTGTGGCTCCAGCTGTGGATCCATCACCTCTATGTGGAGTGgttccacctccacctccagagCCCGTGGCAgcagcctctcctgctccagagCTCAGTTTTGCAGAGCCCTCCCCACCCTGTCACTGTGTGGAGCTGGCCATCGTACCCACTGATGCACCTATAAGCGAACCAAACGTAGAGCCTCTagcacctcctccacctgatCCAGCTACACCTGCTGAGAAGCCCACCATCACCATGTCTCTGCCCCCCTTTGTAAAGGAAGAGGTACCTGCTGTCGCCTCAGTGCcaccacctgctgcag cttcGCCCGTTTCTCCTGAAGCGTTTGAGGGGGAGTTGAGGCAGAGGATCAAAGAGGAGATGCAGCTaagtctggaggaggagatcagCCAGAGGAGGCAGGAGCTGCAGCGACA gctggaggagatgagagcTCAGGCTCACGCTGAGGCTAAAGCAGCGGCTCAGGCTCAGGTGGACGAGCAGGTGAGGAAGACGCTGGAGGCGGAGAAGGCGGCGTACACAGAGAACCTGACGGACTCCATCATGAGGGAGCGAATGAAGACAGAGGACCAGAGGCTCATGGTGCAGCTTTAT GCTCATCAGctagaggagagggagaaagagctAAAGAAACGAGACGCTCTCTACAAGGAACATGTCGCAAAACTGGAAGCGAAG TGCACTCAGTTCTACAAAGTGACTGCTGAGAGCTTCCAGAAGGGAAAAGAGGAGACTCACAACCGTTTTGC gCGTTTCAATATCCAGCCGCTGTGTGGTGACTTGCAGAGTCAGATCTTAAAATGTTACAGGGAGAACACAGGAAAGACTCTGTCCTGTTCGAGTATCGCCTCGGCCTACATGCAGTGTGTGGACAACGCCAAGAAG AATAAACAGAGCACTGGAGGTTAA
- the slc35b4 gene encoding UDP-xylose and UDP-N-acetylglucosamine transporter, whose product MGTGLAIVLVFVGCCSNVVSLELLVREFPGCGNIVTFSQFIFITLEGFIFETNFGRKKPAIPIRNYVIMVTMFFTVSVINNYALNFNIPMPLHMIFRSGSLIANMIMGIIILKKRYSASKYLSIALVSAGIFICTIMSAKQVNMASEGSEEQGFYAFMHWLLGIAMLTFALLMSARMGIFQEKLYKQYGKHSKEALFYNHCLPLPGFLLLSTNIYNHCVHFSQSTPVVVPVVGLTVPIMWVYLLVNVITQYVCIRGVFILTTECASLTVTLVVTLRKFLSLIFSIIYFQNPFTTWHWVGTAVVFLGTLLYTEVWSSVQAALRGPDVKEKKAE is encoded by the exons ATGGGCACAGGCTTGGCCATTGTGCTAGTTTTTGTCGGATGCTGTAGCAATGTGGTGTCTCTGGAGCTGCTTGTAAG AGAGTTTCCAGGATGTGGCAATATAGTCACCTTCTCTCAATTTATATTCATCACGTTAGAAGGTTTCATCTTTGAGACTAACTTTGGGAGGAAGAAACCAGCAATCCCtataag AAACTATGTGATCATGGTGACCATGTTCTTCACGGTCAGTGTGATCAACAACTACGCTCTCAACTTCAACATCCCCATGCCGTTACACATGATCTTCAGATCA GGATCGCTAATCGCCAACATGATCATGGGAATAATCATCTTGAAGAAGAG GTACTCAGCAAGTAAATATCTGTCCATAGCTTTAGTTTCAGCTGGTATCTTCATCTGCACCATCATGTCTGCCAAACAAGTG AATATGGCCAGTGAGGGATCAGAAGAGCAAGGCTTTTATGCCTTCATGCACTGGCTTCTAG GTATTGCCATGCTGACCTTTGCTCTGCTGATGTCTGCGAGGATGGGCATTTTCCAGGAAAAGCTATACAAGCAGTATGGAAAACACTCCAAAGAAGCCCTCTTCTATAAT CACTGCCTACCCCTGCCGGgcttcctgctcctctccacAAACATCTACAACCACTGTGTCCACTTCAGTCAAAGCA CTCCTGTAGTTGTTCCTGTGGTTGGACTGACTGTGCCGATAATGTGGGTCTACCTGCTGGTCAACGTCATCACACA ATATGTGTGCATCCGCGGTGTGTTCATTCTGACCACAGAGTGCGCCTCGCTGACCGTCACTCTGGTGGTGACCCTGAGGAAGTTCCTCAGCCTCATCTTCTCCATCATTTACTTCCAAAACCCCTTCACGACCTGGCACTGGGTGGGCACGGCTGTGGTCTTCCTGGGCACTCTGCTGTACACGGAGGTGTGGAGCAGCGTGCAGGCGGCTCTGCGTGGACCCGACGTCAAGGAGAAGAAGGCCGAGTGA
- the LOC121608122 gene encoding leucine-rich repeat extensin-like protein 3 isoform X1, whose translation MGGNGPSHFSHEDGEGGGVTFVKGIRLSDKVIKRMRQPSKVVSPPLSPNGSPSPPETQTPTPAPAPAAEHSIPLLTPPPTPFVPPPPPQEAPSSPPSVEPPLPPPIKLIPPPPVKFHSLPPTTTEPAAPPKTPPLTDPVVSAPPPPQATPSPQVEAPVEPESPPPPPPPPPPPPAVVEPVVVPPVESFIPPRVEPETPSTPLIAEQIMEPPPVELSTAAVPPLEPPATSLPSELTIEPAAVASSAEPIVLSTPPVEPVQPAPAVESTPVEPVIHPCPAASAPVEAVVLPPQVETTLDEPVVSPAAVEQVPQVVAPAVDPSPLCGVVPPPPPEPVAAASPAPELSFAEPSPPCHCVELAIVPTDAPISEPNVEPLAPPPPDPATPAEKPTITMSLPPFVKEEVPAVASVPPPAAASPVSPEAFEGELRQRIKEEMQLSLEEEISQRRQELQRQLEEMRAQAHAEAKAAAQAQVDEQVRKTLEAEKAAYTENLTDSIMRERMKTEDQRLMVQLYWMELKAHQLEEREKELKKRDALYKEHVAKLEAKCTQFYKVTAESFQKGKEETHNRFARFNIQPLCGDLQSQILKCYRENTGKTLSCSSIASAYMQCVDNAKKNKQSTGG comes from the exons ATGGGTGGAAACGGGCCGAGTCACTTCTCTCATGAGGATGGAGAAGGCGGAGGAGTCACTTTTGTGAAGGGCATTCGG ctgtcagacaaaGTCATCAAACGGATGAGACAGCCTTCAAAGGTCGTCTCTCCTCCGCTCTCACCCAATGGAAGTCCTTctccacctgaaacacaaacacccaccCCAGCCCCTGCCCCTGCTGCTGAACACTCAATACCTCTTCTGACACCTCCACCCACTCCATTcgtgcctcctccacctcctcaggAAGCTCCATCCTCACCTCCATCAGTggagcctcctcttcctccacctatAAAgctcatccctcctcctcctgtaaaGTTTCACTCCCTTCCTCCCACCACAACGGAGCCTGCAGCCCCGCCAAAAACTCCACCTTTAACCGACCCTGTtgtctcagctcctcctccacctcaagCTACCCCTTCTCCACAAGTAGAAGCACCTGTGGAGCCtgaatctcctcctcctcctcctcctcctcctcctcctccacctgctgtcGTGGAGCCAGTAGTTGTACCTCCTGTTGAATCCTTCATCCCACCTCGCGTAGAGCCAGAAACCCCATCTACACCCCTGATAGCAGAGCAGATCATGGAACCTCCACCTGTGGAGTTGTCCACAGCAGCTGTACCTCCACTTGAACCTCCAGCAACATCTCTGCCTTCCGAACTTACCATtgaacctgctgctgttgcttccTCTGCTGAACCTATTGTCCTGTCAACACCACCAGTGGAACCAGTCCAGCCTGCACCTGCTGTTGAATCTACACCAGTTGAACCAGTAATCCATCCCTGtcctgctgcttcagctccaGTTGAAGCAGTAGTTTTACCTCCACAAGTGGAAACAACTCTTGATGAGCCTGTAGTCTCACCTGCTGCAGTTGAACAAGTGCCTCAAGTTGTGGCTCCAGCTGTGGATCCATCACCTCTATGTGGAGTGgttccacctccacctccagagCCCGTGGCAgcagcctctcctgctccagagCTCAGTTTTGCAGAGCCCTCCCCACCCTGTCACTGTGTGGAGCTGGCCATCGTACCCACTGATGCACCTATAAGCGAACCAAACGTAGAGCCTCTagcacctcctccacctgatCCAGCTACACCTGCTGAGAAGCCCACCATCACCATGTCTCTGCCCCCCTTTGTAAAGGAAGAGGTACCTGCTGTCGCCTCAGTGCcaccacctgctgcag cttcGCCCGTTTCTCCTGAAGCGTTTGAGGGGGAGTTGAGGCAGAGGATCAAAGAGGAGATGCAGCTaagtctggaggaggagatcagCCAGAGGAGGCAGGAGCTGCAGCGACA gctggaggagatgagagcTCAGGCTCACGCTGAGGCTAAAGCAGCGGCTCAGGCTCAGGTGGACGAGCAGGTGAGGAAGACGCTGGAGGCGGAGAAGGCGGCGTACACAGAGAACCTGACGGACTCCATCATGAGGGAGCGAATGAAGACAGAGGACCAGAGGCTCATGGTGCAGCTTTAT TGGATGGAGCTGAAG GCTCATCAGctagaggagagggagaaagagctAAAGAAACGAGACGCTCTCTACAAGGAACATGTCGCAAAACTGGAAGCGAAG TGCACTCAGTTCTACAAAGTGACTGCTGAGAGCTTCCAGAAGGGAAAAGAGGAGACTCACAACCGTTTTGC gCGTTTCAATATCCAGCCGCTGTGTGGTGACTTGCAGAGTCAGATCTTAAAATGTTACAGGGAGAACACAGGAAAGACTCTGTCCTGTTCGAGTATCGCCTCGGCCTACATGCAGTGTGTGGACAACGCCAAGAAG AATAAACAGAGCACTGGAGGTTAA